GCAAATCAAAATGCCACAGTATTATGGGAATCAAACTACTGACAGACATTATCTGATCtgcctttaaaaattctaattatcaAGATCAAAGTCACAAAAGCCACCACCAAGTCACACTATTCATAAATTCACACTAACCCAATGTTCCTGTACTTGATATTAgagggaaaaaggcaaagaaaaattgttaaaagggaaatgtgttggggcgcctgggtggctcagtcggttgagcggctgacttcggctcaggtcatgatctcacagtctgtgagctcgagccccgcgtcgggctctgtgctgacagctcggagcctggagcctgtttcggattctgtgtctccctctctctgaccctcccctgttcatgctctgtctttctctgtctcaaaaataaataaacgttaaaaaaatttaaaaaaaaaaaaagggaaatgtattGTTTATTCTTCACCATTCCTCCTGAACTCAACCAAAAGGGTCTAAGAAGCTTAAGCTTAGAGGCTCAGCTGCCAACAGTCATTTCCTGAGCCACGCTGTGGAGGAAGTCTGCTAGCATTCCTCTTTCCTGCTGCTGATCCTGACAGATTACAATGGGGGGGTAGCTGGCCCAACCGCTTGGAAGCTTTCTAGGATTCCAGATCTTTCTCTGTGGTGCGCATTGAGATATGGCAAAAGGCCAGGTGGTCTCCGGGACTGCAGTAGACCAACTCTGACACCATTTGTGAGCATGAAGGATCTTCCTAGGGTCAATCTCAAAATAAGGTCATTTACACTTATCTCTACAGTGGGGACTCTGTACCCACTATAATTAACCATCCTAATCTATGTGCTTTTTGCCCCGGTAGCTACCTCACAAAGAATACTCACAACTTGATAAGCATGTTCCTCTGGCTCTGAAACGCGGGATCCAGTTGGTTTTGCCAGGATCCAGCTGCCAGGATCCGGTTGCTTTTTCTTGAAGATCCCTATCTGGGTACAGTATCCAACATGCTTAGCCCATGGTGGTGGAGCACCCACACCAGTAAACTCTACAGTGTAACTATAGAGTTTTGCCACATTTGAAGCCCTGAAATCACAAGATACCATCTTCTGAAACTTAGAGGTTCTGTTAAAGAATCTCCACTAGAATAGAGCGTAAATACAACTAAAATACTTTTGTTGCAAATTCTTACAGCACCAGATAGTGCCAAATCACAGGTTTTGCTTACTTCTGAGGGGCTTTAGGATAATGAGTGTCAGTTTCCAAGTGATCACAATGACAGAAAGGGAAAGTTACAGAGAATTTAGGAGTAAACAAGACCATGATGACTACAGTCCCAACACCTGTTAGGGTTTGCAGTTATACCGGAAACATGACCACCCTTCAAGCTCCTGGGAGGAAACACCCCTGCACATGAGGCCATGAAGCACATATTCACCTCCCCACACCCTGTTCTGTTTCCTCCACAGATACTCCTAATGTTCTCATATAAAAAAGCACCTGGTGCACCCCATTTTTCCACGCTTGCCTGTGGGACATAGAAAATAAACTCCCCCATTTATTTTGCCGAAATATGCTGGTCCCTTTAGGATCTTATTAATTGCTAAGCTGCATCCTGGgaattttattatgataaaataatttcagtaatgTATAGGGGTCAAGATTGACTTCATAGTACTTTAAACTCCTGTggggtcccccgccccccaaaaaaacaaagaagcactTTATGAAATCACCAGTGTTGAAACTGCGTTTGGTTCCACTCAAACTTGTGATCTGAATTTCTAAAGGTCGATGCTGGAAACAGGGGATTGAAATCTGAGTTTGGTGTGCTGATGACAACCATGCCTGGAGAAAAGTACCCAAATACGACTTCGGGAAACTTGGCCAGATCTTCTGAATCCAAATGTTCTATTCTGAAATGGTTAACAGGAAGGACAGAATGAAGTTCTCTTGCAATTATTTTCCTAGTTGATTTAGCAAACACTTTCTATCTCTACACTGATTTATCCCCTCTCTGAGTATATAATAGTACTTACATGACCTAAAAATCAACTATTCATATATTCTCACTCTGCCCATCAGCCATGTTGCCCGCTCCCTGGCAGGATGCAAATACAACCACTTCTGTGGTAGACCAACCAGGACAGTGAATGTGtaatgagaaaacagacaaaccCAGACACCGGGATGAATAGCCAAGTGCCAGAGACTACATGTGAAGTCTGCAGCACCAACAATGAACAATGGATTCAAGCATGCAAGGGGAGACTGGCAAGCTCCCCAGGAGCCCTGCAGGGCCATAACCAGAATGTCTTAAATAAGTTGTGGGCTTCAGCAGCAGATCTCAGTAGAGTTGTCTACCCACACCCAAGGACAAGATCAACTGCCAATACAGGCAGCCAGTAGGAACATATACCTTGACTGGGGGAGTTATCAAAATTAGCATCACTAAGGAGAGACAAATGGACGTTGGGCCTCTGAATGGAAGCCTGGAGAAGGACCCAAATACCCTTCTACAGTATTCCAGGAAGGCATAATCACCAAGAGCCAAAACATGAGTATTCTTATTAAAAGTGAGGTGAGGGGGACTCATTATTTAACACCCCTGCTTTTAAATACATTCTGAATTTGGGGCAAAAGGCTATGATGGGTAAAACCTACCcttaaataattcagaaaaggGTAGGGGAGAAAATTGACACGTGAATCTGCATAAAGGGTGATCCTGGCACTGCTTGCAGCTTACctgtaaatttgaaatttctGAATTAAAGCCCCAAAACATGCTAGTAAAAAGCCAGTCCAAACTGTCAAGCATATACTTTACAAATCTGAATTAAGAGGACTTAAATCTAGTTAGGACACTAATTTACGGAGATTAATTCACATTTTTCTAATAACTTCAACACAGTAAGAATACTTACAATTCAATACATGTTATCAAGTCAAATCCAAGCAAGCGGGAGTCTTTCTCTACAGCAGAGCCACGATACAAGACAATACTCAAATCTAGGTCCCTAGGACCTAAATGATCCCCTATTGACGGAGACAACTTATCACTGCAAAAATATAGAAGGAACATTTGAACACTCTAATTTAGAATATCTCACCAGCTATAAATCTGATCTTTTGATGATTATCTCCCTATATCAGTTTTCCATGACTTGATGTATTAAGCATAGGGGTAACTTCCTCTCAAAATTGGCCAATGAGAACAAGATTTTGAATATTGCTGTTGCTCAATATTTTTGGTCTTCCCACTCCCTTTGGATCAGTGATTTCAAATTTTTGTTCTGTAGAGGAAAAACATTCCTGAAAAAATGTGTACaagagagagaccagagagctGCTCTGCcttgaattaaattaaaagaccTGGGGCAACTTAAATCCTCTGTAATGAGTTGCCTTGGGGTCCAGCATTAAAGAAATTAGATTTAGGGGCACATGGGAGGCTGGGTAAAGCGTCccacccttggtttcggctcaggtcatgatctcagtttgtgagttcaagctccgtgtggGACTCcacacagttcagagcctgcccgggaccctctccccctcttcccctccccaactcccactctctcaaaataaaataaactttttaaaaaaagaaagaaatttaagattttGCCACTTGAATTACCTGTTCCAATCTAATAGACGATCCATGAGGAGATCTACTCCAACAAGTTCTTGAACACAACTATGGAATTTCAGCATGCATAAGAGTGTGGCGTTACCACACCCCAAGTCTGCAACCTACAGATGAAATAGAACATTGAAGACATAGCCAGAAGTCAAATATGACCAAAGCCTTTATAGGAAACTGGgtattagaaataaattacaatataATAAACCACTATGCCAAGATCTTTTTTGGTAGAAAAAAGGtacacaaaaaggaaattaatctgAGATATTAGATGGGTTGGCGGTGAGGCAGATTTGTGGATTGTTACAAGTAAATTCTAATTCAGGTTGAGTACCAAGAGCATCCTAGGGGCCTGGCACAGGGACACCACACATGGCAAGCAGGTACCCTATACAAACTTTATACCTCTGAGCTTCATAATTAACACAAAAAAAGGGTGCCTACCAAacctcaggacagagcctgatctTTACCAGTGCTTTATAATTTATCCACAGTCTTGTTAACCTATTCCCCTTATTGTGAATGTTACGTACtcttaaatggattttttaatcATGCCCTAAAGTCTTCATTTACCACAGCTGTATCACCTAAATTTCTGATTGCCaatttaggaaaaggaaattaagataaaaatttaatgaCATTTAAAGGTACCCAATACCAAAGATACCCCAAATCAGCTTCTAGTGTAGCTAATTGGCTCTAATCCAGTCTAAAGGGGATATCTGGGGATTTGAACTATTTCTGGATACTCAGACAGAAAAGATTCCATATATCTTAAGATGCACAAAAAGGTTTCCAAAGGGTTTAAAAAACAGACTAAAGTTTACCTCAAAATTCATCCCGTTAGAAAACGAAGATTACATAAACTCTCCATTACAGAAGTTACCAGGATGCTTTCAAAAAAACTgctaagggggtgcctgggtggctcagtcacagtTCCATTCttaagcccagcatcaggctctgtgctcactgcgcagagcctgctttggatcctgtctcctgGGCCTCTCCCGCTCTCCAggactctctcaaaaattaagttaaaaatacttaaaaaacaaacaaaaagccactAATTCTCCTCTGGAAAAGGGGAACATAACTATACTTTAGTAATAAAGGCACatttaggggagcctgagtggcaggctctgtgctgacaatggagagactgcttgggattctctccctctctcagcctctaccccactcaggctctctccccccctcctgcccctcccctgctc
The window above is part of the Prionailurus bengalensis isolate Pbe53 chromosome C1, Fcat_Pben_1.1_paternal_pri, whole genome shotgun sequence genome. Proteins encoded here:
- the HENMT1 gene encoding small RNA 2'-O-methyltransferase; this translates as MEKNSMEEFQRSTVPRKNVIEFRPPLYKQRYFFVKDIVNQYKPKKVADLGCGNATLLCMLKFHSCVQELVGVDLLMDRLLDWNSDKLSPSIGDHLGPRDLDLSIVLYRGSAVEKDSRLLGFDLITCIELIEHLDSEDLAKFPEVVFGYFSPGMVVISTPNSDFNPLFPASTFRNSDHKFEWNQTQFQHWASNVAKLYSYTVEFTGVGAPPPWAKHVGYCTQIGIFKKKQPDPGSWILAKPTGSRVSEPEEHAYQVVFTASFPSLQQKHFLLFVLCTEVLKEVEAIRQKYVWIMKRKESSEPESEEDTDSGLVRRPGLFLTDAQVAQIEKSPKPYSVGKRFYVPLKRLIGYPKVNRLVADVSTLRTLLAEGIPMRLNRAHTSVQIDLDPYDYPHDYR